The Chanos chanos chromosome 6, fChaCha1.1, whole genome shotgun sequence genome includes a region encoding these proteins:
- the tarbp2 gene encoding RISC-loading complex subunit tarbp2 isoform X2 codes for MNDERISGSCKRNSGCTSIEQMLAVNPGKTPISLLQEYGTRIGKTPVYDLLKAEGQAHQPNFTFRVSVGDISCTGQGPSKKAAKHKAAEAALKMLKGGMMGGMGGNGVGGEELVGIDMPLEGECPQSELKSSSSTQQAECNPVGALQELVVQKGWRLPEYTVTQESGPAHRKEFTMTCRVERFVEIGSGTSKKLAKRNAAAKMLSRIHDVPVDLRSSHEAEAEDDTFTMHMGGRLEGGKCKGFGCTWDSLRNSAGEKILQLRSHPLGLPDSNFCSLLHELSEEQRFDVSYLDLEERSLSGLCQCLVELSTQPITVCHGFAQSQDAARASAAHNALQYLKIMAGGK; via the exons ATGAACGACGAGAGAATCTCGGGCAGCTGCAAGAGAAACTCTGGGTGTACCAG TATTGAGCAAATGCTGGCTGTGAACCCCGGGAAGACGCCCATCAGTCTGCTGCAGGAATATGGAACGCGGATAGGCAAGACCCCGGTGTACGACCTTCTTAAGGCCGAGGGCCAAGCCCACCAACCCAACTTCACCTTCCGCGTGTCCGTGGGAGACATCAGCTGCACCGGCCAGGGTCCCAGCAAAAAGGCTGCCAAGCACAAAGCTGCAGAGGCTGCCCTGAAGATGCTGAAGGGAGGGATGATGGGGGGAATGGGAGGGAATGGAGTTGGAGGAGAGGAACTCGTGGGGATCGACATGCCTCTGGAGGGAGAGTG CCCTCAGTCAGAGTTGAAATCCTCCAGTTCCACGCAGCAAGCTGAGTGTAATCCAGTTGGTGCGTTGCAG GAATTAGTGGTGCAGAAAGGCTGGCGTTTGCCAGAGTACACCGTGACTCAGGAGTCTGGACCTGCTCATCGCAAAGAGTTCACCATGACCTGCAGAGTGGAACGATTTGTAGAGATTG GAAGTGGCACTTCGAAGAAACTTGCCAAGCGGAACGCGGCGGCAAAGATGCTCTCCCGTATCCACGACGTGCCGGTCGACCTGCGCAGCAGCCACGAAGCCGAAGCAGAGGACGACACCTTCACCATG cacatgGGGGGCAGGCTAGAAGGAGGAAAGTGTAAAGGCTTTGGCTGTACTTGGGACTCTCTGCGTAACTCTGCTGGGGAAAAAATCCTTCAACTACGTAGTCATCCTCTGGGCCTGCCCGACTCCAACTTCTGTTCCCTTCTTCATGAGCTCTCTGAGGAGCAGCGCTTTGACGTCAGCTACCTGGACCTGG AGGAGCGCAGTCTGAGTGGTCTGTGCCAGTGTCTGGTGGAGCTGTCCACTCAGCCCATCACCGTGTGCCACGGCTTTGCCCAGAGCCAGGATGCCGCACGTGCCAGCGCCGCCCACAATGCCCTGCAGTACCTCAAAATCATGGCAGGTGGCAAATGA
- the tarbp2 gene encoding RISC-loading complex subunit tarbp2 isoform X1, protein MNDERISGSCKRNSGCTSIEQMLAVNPGKTPISLLQEYGTRIGKTPVYDLLKAEGQAHQPNFTFRVSVGDISCTGQGPSKKAAKHKAAEAALKMLKGGMMGGMGGNGVGGEELVGIDMPLEGEDCCLTCCIDSSQFYSVLLSPQSELKSSSSTQQAECNPVGALQELVVQKGWRLPEYTVTQESGPAHRKEFTMTCRVERFVEIGSGTSKKLAKRNAAAKMLSRIHDVPVDLRSSHEAEAEDDTFTMHMGGRLEGGKCKGFGCTWDSLRNSAGEKILQLRSHPLGLPDSNFCSLLHELSEEQRFDVSYLDLEERSLSGLCQCLVELSTQPITVCHGFAQSQDAARASAAHNALQYLKIMAGGK, encoded by the exons ATGAACGACGAGAGAATCTCGGGCAGCTGCAAGAGAAACTCTGGGTGTACCAG TATTGAGCAAATGCTGGCTGTGAACCCCGGGAAGACGCCCATCAGTCTGCTGCAGGAATATGGAACGCGGATAGGCAAGACCCCGGTGTACGACCTTCTTAAGGCCGAGGGCCAAGCCCACCAACCCAACTTCACCTTCCGCGTGTCCGTGGGAGACATCAGCTGCACCGGCCAGGGTCCCAGCAAAAAGGCTGCCAAGCACAAAGCTGCAGAGGCTGCCCTGAAGATGCTGAAGGGAGGGATGATGGGGGGAATGGGAGGGAATGGAGTTGGAGGAGAGGAACTCGTGGGGATCGACATGCCTCTGGAGGGAGA AGATTGTTGCCTGACCTGTTGTATTGACTCTAGTCAGTTTTACTCTGTTTTACTCAGCCCTCAGTCAGAGTTGAAATCCTCCAGTTCCACGCAGCAAGCTGAGTGTAATCCAGTTGGTGCGTTGCAG GAATTAGTGGTGCAGAAAGGCTGGCGTTTGCCAGAGTACACCGTGACTCAGGAGTCTGGACCTGCTCATCGCAAAGAGTTCACCATGACCTGCAGAGTGGAACGATTTGTAGAGATTG GAAGTGGCACTTCGAAGAAACTTGCCAAGCGGAACGCGGCGGCAAAGATGCTCTCCCGTATCCACGACGTGCCGGTCGACCTGCGCAGCAGCCACGAAGCCGAAGCAGAGGACGACACCTTCACCATG cacatgGGGGGCAGGCTAGAAGGAGGAAAGTGTAAAGGCTTTGGCTGTACTTGGGACTCTCTGCGTAACTCTGCTGGGGAAAAAATCCTTCAACTACGTAGTCATCCTCTGGGCCTGCCCGACTCCAACTTCTGTTCCCTTCTTCATGAGCTCTCTGAGGAGCAGCGCTTTGACGTCAGCTACCTGGACCTGG AGGAGCGCAGTCTGAGTGGTCTGTGCCAGTGTCTGGTGGAGCTGTCCACTCAGCCCATCACCGTGTGCCACGGCTTTGCCCAGAGCCAGGATGCCGCACGTGCCAGCGCCGCCCACAATGCCCTGCAGTACCTCAAAATCATGGCAGGTGGCAAATGA